In the Ochrobactrum sp. Marseille-Q0166 genome, one interval contains:
- a CDS encoding carboxy terminal-processing peptidase produces the protein MLAFASSANALEASSPSALEPSPQQAEAAHLTAEFLQRFHYKPVALDDKLSAKIMDRYIDALDPDRLIFLQSDVDSFKTESTKIDDAIQQQDLSIPFAIYNIYSQRIADRMAYAENLLKEDFDFTKQENYSTKRDKGPWPESEKERDDLWRKRVKNDWLRLKLAGRDDASIRETLSKRYENALSRANKSKADDVFQLFMAAYTTSVDPHTDYFGANASAEFDISMKLSLVGIGAVLQERDDFTTIRELTAGGPAQLSGKLAVGDRIFGVGQGENGPIKEVVGMRLDEVVKLIRGDKGSVVRLEILPADAGPDAPHRIISLVRDKISLDKQAAQKKTLSVKDGDVTRKIGVITLPAFYEDIEARRKGDKNYRSASRDVAKLLKELSEEKVDGVLVDLRNNGGGSLSEAIDLTGLFIGKGPVVQQRNANGEIRVESDKLPAPAWNGPLGVLINRGSASASEIFAAAIQDYDRGVIIGEPSFGKGTVQTVVDLDEVARNSEPKFGELKLTIAQFFRVNGGTTQLRGVTPDIELPGLFDLNTVGESSFDNALPWTEIKSAKYKSFNKAKALLPQLQELHDKRTKDNSGFQKFVDDLAVLKAQREKSTVSLNENERRAEMENQAKRLKSQGEDADEVNSRSDDGLQSNERSLTADIALEKARKNADDVLQNEAAAIVSDLAGLQKASR, from the coding sequence ATGCTGGCGTTCGCCTCCTCAGCCAATGCTTTAGAAGCGAGCTCGCCATCAGCACTTGAACCATCGCCGCAACAGGCAGAAGCTGCTCATTTAACAGCAGAGTTCCTTCAGCGCTTTCACTATAAGCCCGTTGCATTAGACGATAAATTATCCGCCAAAATAATGGATCGATATATAGATGCTCTCGATCCAGACAGGCTAATTTTCCTGCAGTCTGATGTTGATAGTTTTAAGACTGAGAGCACAAAAATCGATGATGCTATCCAACAGCAAGACCTAAGTATCCCCTTCGCTATCTATAATATCTACAGTCAGCGTATTGCTGATCGTATGGCTTACGCAGAAAATCTCCTCAAAGAAGATTTTGATTTTACTAAACAAGAAAACTATTCGACCAAACGGGATAAAGGCCCGTGGCCAGAGTCGGAAAAAGAACGTGACGATCTTTGGCGCAAGCGCGTGAAAAATGATTGGTTGCGTCTTAAACTCGCAGGCAGAGACGATGCATCCATCCGTGAAACCCTGTCAAAGCGCTACGAAAATGCTTTGTCTCGTGCGAACAAGTCCAAAGCCGACGACGTTTTTCAGCTTTTCATGGCTGCATATACAACCTCGGTAGATCCTCACACAGATTATTTTGGGGCAAATGCTTCAGCTGAATTTGATATTTCAATGAAGCTTTCGCTTGTCGGTATTGGTGCCGTTCTTCAGGAGCGCGACGATTTTACAACGATCAGAGAACTAACAGCTGGCGGCCCGGCACAGCTTTCGGGGAAGCTTGCTGTCGGTGATCGCATCTTCGGTGTGGGACAAGGCGAAAATGGCCCGATCAAGGAAGTAGTCGGGATGCGCCTTGATGAAGTTGTAAAACTCATCCGAGGTGACAAGGGTTCTGTCGTTCGTCTGGAAATATTGCCTGCCGACGCTGGGCCTGATGCGCCGCACCGTATCATCAGTCTTGTCCGAGACAAGATCAGTCTCGACAAACAAGCTGCGCAGAAAAAAACGCTATCTGTCAAAGATGGTGATGTGACACGAAAAATTGGAGTGATTACACTTCCAGCTTTTTACGAAGACATCGAAGCACGAAGAAAAGGCGACAAGAACTATCGAAGCGCAAGCCGCGACGTTGCCAAACTTCTCAAAGAACTGTCCGAAGAAAAAGTGGATGGCGTGTTGGTCGACCTGCGAAACAATGGCGGCGGATCATTAAGTGAAGCCATCGACCTGACCGGACTTTTCATCGGCAAAGGCCCAGTCGTCCAGCAACGCAATGCAAATGGCGAAATCAGAGTGGAGAGCGACAAGCTTCCAGCTCCTGCCTGGAACGGCCCACTGGGTGTATTAATCAACCGTGGCTCAGCCTCTGCTTCAGAAATTTTTGCTGCCGCAATACAAGACTATGATCGCGGCGTCATTATTGGCGAACCAAGTTTTGGCAAAGGTACCGTGCAAACGGTTGTGGACCTTGACGAAGTGGCACGCAACTCTGAGCCTAAATTTGGCGAACTGAAGTTGACGATAGCCCAATTTTTCCGGGTCAATGGCGGAACAACTCAGTTGCGCGGAGTAACGCCGGACATCGAATTACCTGGACTTTTTGATTTGAATACAGTGGGTGAATCCAGTTTCGACAACGCATTGCCATGGACGGAAATAAAATCCGCCAAATACAAATCTTTTAATAAAGCCAAAGCTTTGCTTCCGCAGCTACAAGAGCTTCACGATAAACGTACCAAAGACAACAGCGGTTTCCAGAAATTTGTTGATGATCTCGCAGTGCTGAAAGCTCAACGTGAAAAATCAACTGTATCGCTCAACGAAAATGAACGAAGAGCAGAGATGGAAAATCAAGCCAAGCGCTTAAAGTCTCAAGGCGAAGATGCTGACGAAGTCAATTCGCGCAGCGACGATGGATTGCAGTCAAACGAACGAAGCCTGACTGCGGACATTGCTCTCGAAAAAGCTCGAAAAAATGCAGACGATGTGTTGCAGAATGAAGCGGCAGCCATTGTCTCCGATCTCGCTGGACTACAGAAGGCCTCAAGATGA
- a CDS encoding amino acid ABC transporter permease translates to MDYQWDFSGLWQYRGLFLQGLAYTVGFTIVTVLSGIFVGTVFALGRLSGKKIITVPIMTVVEIFRCTPVLVQLVWCYYALPMLIGFEISPAMAAFITLTFYGAAFYAEIIRGGIVSIDAGQWDAGRAIGMRRGQLMGKIILPQALRRMVPPLVNQSVLQLKNTSLLSVLAVPDLLYQGQLVTSATYRPLETYTLIAVLYLAVLFPLTRLAHGLEGRLK, encoded by the coding sequence ATGGACTATCAATGGGACTTTTCCGGCCTTTGGCAATATCGAGGATTATTCCTCCAGGGCCTGGCCTATACAGTCGGTTTTACAATTGTAACCGTACTCTCGGGCATATTCGTTGGAACAGTCTTTGCTCTTGGCAGGCTTTCCGGCAAGAAAATCATCACCGTGCCCATTATGACGGTTGTTGAGATATTTCGCTGTACACCGGTGCTCGTTCAGTTGGTCTGGTGCTATTACGCACTTCCCATGTTGATTGGTTTTGAAATTTCGCCGGCGATGGCGGCTTTCATCACGCTTACCTTCTATGGTGCTGCATTTTATGCGGAAATCATTCGTGGTGGCATTGTTTCCATTGATGCGGGCCAATGGGATGCAGGGCGTGCAATCGGTATGCGCCGCGGCCAGCTCATGGGTAAGATCATCTTGCCGCAAGCACTTCGCCGCATGGTGCCGCCACTGGTCAACCAGTCCGTGCTTCAACTGAAAAACACATCTCTTTTGTCGGTCCTTGCTGTGCCTGATCTTCTTTATCAGGGCCAGCTTGTAACCTCGGCTACCTATCGGCCGCTTGAAACCTACACCCTGATTGCAGTGCTTTATCTCGCAGTTCTCTTCCCTCTGACACGGCTCGCCCATGGGCTGGAAGGCAGGCTAAAATGA
- a CDS encoding amino acid ABC transporter ATP-binding protein gives MNAEPMIEVRGLKKSFGDIEVLRNISLTVERGQVVALIGPSGSGKSTLLRSLNLLSLPDAGYIAIGEQKIDFSSGNVSLKDKYLATFRANTGMVFQNFNLFPHMSVLNNVMIGPVTVLKQDKKAAHELAMKLLGKVGLAARADARPEQLSGGQKQRVAIARALAMRPDVMLFDEATSALDPALVGEVLAVIRQLAEQGMTMILVTHEMAFARDVADKVIFMQDGYVVETGDARQVINEPHEAATQEFLSHFHGGLA, from the coding sequence ATGAATGCTGAACCGATGATCGAAGTGCGTGGGCTGAAAAAATCTTTCGGCGACATCGAGGTGCTGCGCAATATCAGCCTCACGGTCGAACGTGGGCAAGTAGTTGCGCTTATCGGGCCAAGCGGGTCCGGCAAATCGACATTGCTCCGCAGTCTCAATCTGCTCTCGCTGCCAGATGCGGGTTATATCGCAATTGGTGAGCAGAAGATTGATTTCTCTTCTGGGAATGTGTCGCTTAAGGACAAATATCTCGCGACATTCCGCGCCAATACCGGGATGGTGTTCCAGAACTTCAATCTGTTTCCGCATATGAGCGTTCTTAATAACGTCATGATCGGACCCGTCACTGTTCTCAAACAGGATAAAAAGGCCGCCCACGAACTGGCCATGAAACTGCTGGGAAAGGTCGGCCTTGCGGCCCGTGCTGACGCCAGACCAGAACAGCTCTCTGGCGGCCAGAAGCAGCGTGTTGCGATTGCAAGGGCGCTCGCCATGCGCCCCGATGTGATGCTGTTTGACGAGGCAACATCGGCTCTCGATCCGGCATTGGTCGGTGAAGTTCTGGCAGTCATTCGGCAATTGGCCGAGCAGGGCATGACGATGATCCTTGTGACCCATGAAATGGCCTTTGCTCGTGATGTCGCTGACAAGGTCATCTTCATGCAGGACGGTTACGTCGTTGAGACCGGTGATGCCCGTCAGGTGATCAATGAGCCGCATGAAGCCGCAACCCAAGAGTTTCTGAGCCATTTCCACGGCGGTCTCGCATAA
- a CDS encoding aspartate/glutamate racemase family protein has protein sequence MQHQQGSLGVIMLDTGFPRPPGDVGNPTSWEMPVRFKKVSGASPDKIIRQGGAGLIEDFVIAGEALIAEGCRALVTSCGFMARHQSTLSGKLSVPIATSSLLQLPMVSALVGPRRTVGVITYDEASLDDAIFAACGASIGTPRIGMPSGGAFHELIEGSGTYDRSALETEIIKAAKELKLLEPDLGAVVLECTNMPPFAQVVAKACGLPVFDVLSLGHWLFSSTSSRAFAGMSERVN, from the coding sequence ATGCAGCATCAGCAAGGATCACTCGGTGTCATCATGCTTGACACCGGCTTTCCGCGTCCGCCTGGAGATGTCGGCAACCCGACATCATGGGAGATGCCGGTAAGGTTCAAGAAGGTTAGCGGAGCATCGCCCGACAAGATCATTCGTCAGGGTGGCGCCGGGCTGATCGAAGATTTTGTCATTGCTGGCGAGGCTCTGATTGCTGAAGGATGCAGGGCGCTCGTTACCTCTTGCGGCTTCATGGCACGCCACCAGAGCACTTTGAGCGGAAAACTGTCGGTGCCGATTGCAACCTCCAGCCTGCTTCAGTTGCCGATGGTCAGCGCATTGGTTGGCCCGCGGCGCACGGTGGGAGTCATCACCTATGATGAAGCAAGCCTTGACGATGCAATTTTCGCCGCTTGTGGCGCGAGCATCGGCACTCCAAGGATTGGCATGCCAAGCGGTGGAGCCTTTCACGAGTTGATTGAAGGCAGCGGAACTTATGATCGCTCGGCTCTCGAAACCGAGATTATAAAGGCCGCAAAAGAGCTGAAACTACTCGAACCGGATCTTGGTGCCGTTGTTCTTGAGTGCACAAACATGCCGCCATTTGCACAAGTGGTCGCAAAAGCATGTGGATTGCCGGTGTTCGATGTCCTGTCGCTGGGGCATTGGCTGTTCAGCTCAACGTCTTCCCGTGCCTTCGCCGGTATGTCAGAAAGAGTGAATTAA
- a CDS encoding ABC transporter substrate-binding protein, with product MFNRRAVIKTVALGAVSLFALISANASQAADKELKIGFVGVTSGPAAAWGTSNVRSMQVRADWLNELGGVKIGDDTYKIKIVTFDDQKDPKRAIAGMEKMAQEGIHYVVGPNVDDGAAAVRPVAESKGIIYFPYSFPKELYTPPASNAVLGMIANYQSGPAIYKYLKENKGVKRVAFVAANESDPLSQRDSGIEAAKALGLEVISTSDAYQNDTRDFTPVLTPIVMQKPDLLVLSGVAPGNAPLLIRAARELGYEGFISTETAQDAKVLEEGAGELANGFISVGGASTPEIASDTMKEFVDRYTKAYGEYNDESNTKVYALDYIVETMKANPAAIANVEEFKKTMDTFSAPNPFVKGDDAKLTYVGTASFGQKRQIGIPMVVTEYKDGKFETLFVAQVD from the coding sequence ATGTTTAACAGACGCGCAGTTATAAAAACTGTGGCGCTGGGCGCTGTCTCGCTTTTTGCGCTCATTTCCGCCAATGCTTCTCAAGCGGCAGACAAAGAACTCAAAATTGGATTTGTGGGCGTAACCAGTGGTCCAGCTGCAGCGTGGGGGACTTCAAACGTACGCTCCATGCAGGTACGTGCCGACTGGCTGAATGAGCTTGGTGGTGTGAAGATAGGTGACGACACCTACAAGATTAAGATCGTCACTTTTGATGATCAGAAAGACCCTAAACGCGCAATTGCCGGAATGGAAAAAATGGCCCAGGAAGGCATCCACTATGTGGTTGGCCCGAATGTGGATGACGGAGCAGCTGCCGTGCGCCCTGTGGCTGAATCCAAAGGGATCATCTACTTCCCTTATTCATTCCCGAAAGAGCTTTACACCCCACCTGCATCCAATGCCGTTCTTGGCATGATTGCCAATTATCAGTCTGGCCCAGCCATTTACAAATACCTCAAAGAAAACAAAGGGGTGAAACGCGTTGCTTTCGTGGCGGCCAATGAGTCCGATCCACTCAGCCAGCGCGACAGCGGTATCGAAGCTGCCAAAGCGCTCGGCCTTGAAGTGATTTCAACAAGCGACGCTTATCAGAACGACACCCGCGATTTCACGCCGGTTCTGACGCCGATCGTCATGCAGAAGCCTGACTTGCTCGTTCTTTCAGGTGTTGCGCCTGGCAATGCTCCGCTTTTGATCCGTGCTGCACGAGAACTGGGTTATGAAGGTTTCATTTCCACCGAAACTGCACAGGATGCTAAAGTGCTCGAGGAGGGTGCTGGCGAACTGGCAAACGGTTTTATTTCCGTCGGTGGTGCATCAACGCCGGAAATCGCATCAGACACAATGAAGGAATTCGTTGACCGCTATACCAAGGCTTATGGTGAGTATAATGACGAGTCCAATACCAAGGTTTATGCGCTCGATTACATTGTTGAGACGATGAAGGCCAATCCCGCCGCAATCGCGAATGTCGAAGAATTCAAGAAAACCATGGATACGTTCTCTGCACCAAATCCCTTTGTGAAGGGTGACGATGCAAAGCTGACCTACGTCGGAACGGCTTCTTTTGGCCAGAAGCGCCAGATAGGCATTCCTATGGTCGTTACTGAATACAAGGACGGTAAGTTTGAGACACTGTTTGTGGCTCAGGTGGACTAG
- a CDS encoding branched-chain amino acid ABC transporter permease yields MEQIIANGLYLGAQYALIALGLTLIFALMNVLNFAHGQMYVLGGFVTYTVYGQLGLPFVVALIASAVTLMIVGALIEKLLFRPVIKRSLRDESTMLLAAAVAFFLDAIILLLFGEKQRGVPKIINGVYVSDWLIMPYDRMLIGALAVIFIASFVLFMQFTKPGRAMRALAQDRVAAQLMGVNVDRYSMIGFALGAMLAGLVGGLLVAITGVNSGIGGAISIKAFMMVMIGGAGVVSGAIAGGFILGMLESVGLTILRPYGDITYLVIFAGLMVFLSLRPNGLMGKPWG; encoded by the coding sequence ATGGAACAAATCATAGCCAATGGGCTGTATCTCGGTGCGCAATATGCACTGATCGCGTTGGGTTTGACGCTGATCTTCGCACTGATGAACGTTCTTAACTTCGCGCACGGACAAATGTATGTGCTCGGCGGCTTTGTGACTTACACTGTTTATGGCCAGCTTGGCTTGCCGTTTGTTGTGGCATTGATTGCTTCTGCCGTCACGTTGATGATTGTCGGAGCTTTGATAGAAAAGCTTTTGTTCAGGCCCGTTATCAAGCGAAGTTTACGTGATGAAAGTACGATGCTGCTTGCGGCGGCCGTTGCATTCTTTCTCGATGCAATCATTCTGCTTTTGTTTGGAGAAAAACAGCGTGGCGTACCCAAAATCATAAATGGTGTGTACGTTTCCGATTGGCTCATCATGCCTTATGATCGCATGTTAATTGGTGCGCTCGCAGTAATCTTCATCGCGTCCTTTGTTCTTTTCATGCAGTTTACGAAACCCGGTCGCGCCATGCGCGCGCTCGCCCAGGATCGCGTTGCCGCGCAGTTGATGGGCGTGAATGTCGACCGTTATTCCATGATCGGCTTCGCATTGGGGGCAATGCTGGCAGGTTTGGTCGGTGGCTTGTTGGTTGCCATTACTGGTGTCAACTCCGGCATTGGTGGAGCAATTTCCATCAAGGCCTTCATGATGGTGATGATTGGCGGTGCGGGCGTTGTCAGCGGTGCGATTGCCGGTGGCTTCATCCTCGGCATGCTTGAATCCGTAGGCCTGACAATCCTGCGACCATATGGCGATATTACTTATCTCGTCATATTTGCCGGGTTGATGGTCTTCCTCAGCCTTCGCCCGAACGGGCTAATGGGCAAACCTTGGGGCTGA
- a CDS encoding DUF1643 domain-containing protein has product MKNIENHASHDPGGKVRLKVKPDIRSDAIFSKCGRYRRLLIREWDGADNPGYILWIGMNPSTADFNVDDPTVFKEQKFTRRWGYGRYVKCNVMDYRATDPKMLLESGIVPCTEENLQTIVDQAKDAAVVVMAYGSLHKKLAHHGKAVTDALRAAGIRLHALKITNNGSPGHPLYLKDTSELIEY; this is encoded by the coding sequence ATGAAAAATATAGAAAATCACGCCTCTCACGATCCGGGGGGGAAGGTTCGCCTCAAAGTCAAACCCGATATTCGAAGTGATGCTATATTTTCCAAGTGCGGTCGATATCGACGTTTGTTGATCCGCGAATGGGATGGAGCTGATAATCCGGGCTATATCCTTTGGATAGGCATGAATCCCAGCACCGCGGACTTCAATGTAGATGATCCCACTGTATTTAAAGAACAGAAGTTCACGAGACGTTGGGGCTATGGCCGCTACGTGAAATGCAATGTCATGGATTATCGAGCAACCGATCCCAAGATGTTGCTGGAAAGCGGCATTGTTCCCTGCACAGAGGAAAATCTGCAAACCATTGTGGATCAAGCGAAAGATGCTGCGGTTGTTGTTATGGCTTATGGTTCACTGCATAAGAAACTTGCACATCATGGCAAAGCAGTCACGGATGCACTTAGAGCCGCCGGAATTCGTCTCCATGCGCTTAAAATCACCAATAATGGCTCACCGGGGCATCCTTTGTATCTTAAGGACACCAGTGAATTAATTGAATATTAA
- a CDS encoding aspartate/glutamate racemase family protein, which translates to MMLKGGFTNYGQQIGVLMLDTIFPRPAGDIGNALSYDFPVRYKTVKGAHATRIMGNNPDPKLIEPFIDAARELEAEGVRAITTSCGFLGPFQKDIAAAVNIPVLTSSLMQAPIIHAMLPAGKVIGVFTERAQHMNDAHFKGVGWSSDVIPVHVQGMKQNAEFPQTYIEGRDYLDTEVLKEEMLEMTRDFMASCENPGAILFECTNMCPFSSYVAAESGLPVFDINTLINTFYLAANPRRFL; encoded by the coding sequence ATGATGCTCAAAGGTGGCTTCACCAATTATGGCCAGCAGATAGGTGTGCTGATGCTGGACACGATTTTCCCTCGTCCTGCTGGGGATATCGGCAATGCGCTGTCCTATGATTTTCCTGTGCGTTACAAGACAGTAAAAGGTGCACATGCCACCCGCATTATGGGCAACAATCCTGATCCAAAACTGATCGAACCATTCATCGATGCAGCACGCGAACTTGAGGCGGAGGGAGTACGCGCCATTACTACGAGCTGTGGTTTTTTGGGGCCGTTCCAGAAAGATATTGCCGCAGCGGTCAATATTCCGGTCCTCACGTCATCACTGATGCAGGCGCCGATTATTCACGCCATGCTGCCAGCGGGAAAAGTCATCGGTGTCTTCACCGAGCGAGCGCAGCACATGAATGATGCACATTTCAAAGGCGTTGGCTGGTCGTCTGATGTAATCCCCGTGCATGTGCAGGGAATGAAGCAGAATGCCGAGTTTCCGCAGACCTATATTGAGGGTCGAGATTATCTTGACACAGAAGTGTTGAAGGAAGAAATGCTGGAGATGACCCGGGATTTCATGGCGAGCTGTGAAAATCCGGGCGCTATTCTGTTTGAATGCACCAATATGTGTCCGTTTTCATCTTATGTTGCGGCGGAATCCGGTTTGCCAGTGTTTGATATCAACACGCTGATCAACACGTTCTATCTTGCAGCCAATCCACGTCGCTTTTTATAA
- a CDS encoding PLP-dependent aspartate aminotransferase family protein produces MTEKLLRNQAGFATRAVHTGQSPDPLTGAVIPPIYHATTFVQDGIGKSKGFDYSRSGNPTRNSLEACLADLESAKAAFAFPSGLAAAATLLETLPAGSSILAHNDLYGGVYRLLADVRPTTAGHKVNFVDFSDENALRRAISDHKPDLLWFETPSNPTLRIVDLSLVAKLGREAEAITVCDSTFSSPAGQRPIEHGINVVVHSATKMLNGHSDLLGGVIAVSEQSPANLAERIKYLQNALGSVMSPMDCALLQRSLKTLEIRSIRQSTSALKIAQTLENRAQEFGIRKVIYPGLTSHPQHKLAASQMINFGCVVSIEVDGDLTRVERILNSTSYFHFAVSLGSVESLIQHPYTLTHAVVPDDQKIDLGISPNLIRISIGLEDPVDLENDLAQALTNNL; encoded by the coding sequence TTGACAGAAAAACTCCTCCGCAATCAAGCTGGCTTTGCAACGCGTGCGGTTCACACCGGCCAGTCACCTGATCCATTAACGGGTGCGGTCATCCCTCCGATCTATCATGCAACAACGTTCGTGCAGGACGGCATTGGTAAAAGCAAGGGGTTCGATTATAGCCGTAGCGGCAATCCAACACGAAATTCCCTGGAAGCTTGTCTTGCAGATCTTGAAAGTGCAAAGGCAGCTTTTGCCTTTCCTTCTGGATTGGCCGCAGCGGCCACTTTGCTTGAAACCCTGCCTGCAGGCTCATCAATCTTAGCGCATAATGATCTTTATGGCGGCGTCTACAGACTTTTAGCTGACGTACGGCCGACAACAGCGGGTCACAAAGTTAACTTTGTAGATTTTTCAGATGAGAATGCGCTTAGACGGGCAATATCTGATCACAAACCAGACTTGCTCTGGTTTGAAACGCCTTCCAACCCGACCTTGCGTATTGTTGATCTTTCGTTGGTGGCAAAGCTTGGAAGAGAAGCGGAAGCTATAACTGTATGCGACAGTACGTTTTCGTCTCCTGCCGGACAGCGACCAATTGAGCATGGAATCAACGTCGTCGTCCATTCGGCAACCAAAATGTTGAACGGACATTCCGATCTTTTAGGTGGTGTCATTGCTGTTTCTGAGCAGTCTCCAGCTAATCTGGCGGAACGTATTAAATACTTACAAAATGCACTGGGATCAGTCATGTCCCCGATGGATTGTGCTTTACTTCAACGGTCGCTTAAAACGCTTGAAATCAGAAGCATCAGACAATCGACATCTGCACTGAAAATCGCTCAAACCTTAGAAAACCGCGCTCAAGAGTTCGGAATTCGTAAGGTTATTTATCCCGGATTGACAAGCCATCCTCAGCATAAACTTGCGGCAAGCCAGATGATTAATTTCGGCTGCGTCGTTTCTATTGAAGTCGATGGAGATCTGACGAGAGTCGAGCGTATTCTCAACAGTACAAGCTATTTTCATTTCGCCGTCAGCCTCGGAAGCGTAGAAAGCCTCATTCAGCATCCATATACTTTAACCCATGCCGTTGTACCCGACGATCAGAAAATCGATCTTGGTATCAGCCCCAACTTAATTCGCATTTCAATAGGTCTCGAAGATCCAGTTGATCTCGAAAACGACTTGGCGCAAGCGCTCACTAACAACCTTTGA
- a CDS encoding FAD-binding oxidoreductase, which produces MTGKVIVVGAGIIGSTTALRLAEAGLKVTLCDGSEPGGEQSASYGNGGWISPASIIPMSMPGLWRQVPGFLLDRNGPLTLDWKSVPRLTPWLMRFLLAGATKSRVTKTAAKLNWLLNDGPKRHLELASKTGQEHLIVQKGLLYAYPDRVAFEAEALSWQLRRDNGVLFDEWQEAELRERIPALGGNFRFAIHVREGAHCLDTGTYVAGIATQAEKAGVHRIRKNVVRVLTGVSPRVVFENNESIAADHIVLAAGIHSGRIMRDLGLYVPMQSERGYHVTLPMAELPFDIPIMPSTGRMGNTPTNMGLRLSGQVELATVEKAPDWRRSEVLLKHALASYPNLAKLDLQNLKLWMGHRPSPADGVPVIGKLLHHQGIVAAFGHGHIGIAAAPKTAEIVLDEINNVPPSDNVRAFSPARFGC; this is translated from the coding sequence ATGACAGGCAAAGTTATTGTCGTCGGGGCTGGCATTATCGGCTCCACCACCGCTTTGCGGCTCGCTGAAGCCGGTTTGAAAGTAACGCTGTGCGATGGCTCAGAACCGGGCGGCGAGCAAAGTGCAAGCTACGGAAACGGTGGCTGGATCAGTCCGGCCTCGATCATTCCCATGAGTATGCCCGGCCTGTGGCGACAGGTTCCCGGATTTCTGCTTGATCGCAACGGGCCACTGACCCTTGACTGGAAATCGGTTCCAAGGCTGACACCATGGCTCATGCGTTTCTTGCTCGCAGGGGCCACAAAATCGCGGGTGACAAAAACTGCGGCCAAGCTCAACTGGCTGCTTAATGATGGACCGAAACGCCACCTTGAGTTGGCTAGCAAGACTGGGCAGGAACATCTCATCGTGCAGAAAGGCTTACTTTACGCCTATCCTGATCGTGTAGCCTTTGAAGCTGAAGCGCTTAGCTGGCAGCTGCGCCGTGATAACGGCGTTCTGTTCGACGAATGGCAGGAAGCGGAACTGCGTGAACGTATTCCGGCGCTTGGAGGCAATTTTCGCTTTGCCATTCATGTGCGCGAAGGCGCCCATTGTCTGGATACCGGAACCTATGTAGCGGGTATCGCGACACAGGCAGAAAAAGCGGGCGTTCATCGGATCCGCAAGAATGTCGTCAGGGTGCTTACCGGTGTTTCGCCGCGCGTCGTCTTCGAGAACAATGAAAGTATTGCCGCCGATCATATCGTACTTGCGGCGGGCATTCATTCCGGGCGCATCATGCGTGATCTCGGCTTATACGTGCCGATGCAAAGCGAGCGCGGCTATCATGTAACATTGCCGATGGCCGAGCTTCCCTTTGATATCCCGATCATGCCGAGCACCGGGCGGATGGGCAATACACCGACCAATATGGGTTTGCGTCTATCTGGTCAGGTGGAGCTGGCAACGGTGGAGAAAGCGCCCGACTGGCGACGTTCGGAGGTGCTGCTCAAGCACGCATTGGCGAGCTATCCCAATCTGGCAAAGCTGGATCTGCAGAACCTCAAGCTTTGGATGGGGCATCGCCCATCGCCTGCAGATGGCGTTCCAGTGATTGGGAAACTCTTGCACCATCAAGGGATCGTTGCTGCTTTCGGTCACGGTCATATCGGGATCGCTGCAGCCCCCAAAACCGCTGAGATCGTTCTCGATGAAATCAACAACGTGCCCCCGTCTGACAATGTTCGTGCCTTTTCGCCAGCGCGCTTCGGCTGTTAA